The proteins below come from a single Eucalyptus grandis isolate ANBG69807.140 chromosome 3, ASM1654582v1, whole genome shotgun sequence genomic window:
- the LOC104437960 gene encoding eukaryotic translation initiation factor 3 subunit K, with protein MGREQVSYTVEQLVALNPYNPDMLPDLENHVNEQVSSQTYSLDANLCLLRLYQFEPEKMSSQIVARILIKALMAMPAPDFSLCLFLIPERVQMEEPFKTLIVLSHYLETGRFRQFWEEAAKSRHLLEVVSGFEQAIQAYAVHVLSLTYQRVPRTVLAEAINIEGLSLDKFLEHQVANSGWALEKGQGKGQLILIPQNEFNHPELKKNAAESIPLEHITRIFPILG; from the exons ATGGGGAGGGAACAGGTCTCGTACACGGTGGAGCAGCTCGTCGCTCTCAACCCCTACAACCCGGACATGCTTCCGGATCTCGAGAATCACGTCAACGAGCAG GTGTCTTCGCAAACCTACAGCTTGGATGCGAATCTCTGCCTCCTCCGCCTTTATCAG TTTGAACCGGAGAAGATGAGCTCCCAAATTGTTGCTCGCATCTTAATAAAG GCTCTCATGGCAATGCCGGCTCCGGATTTCAGCCTTTGTCTCTTCTTGATTCCAGAGCGagtg CAAATGGAAGAGCCATTCAAGACTTTGATTGTCCTCTCACATTATTTGGAG ACAGGAAGATTTCGCCAGTTCTGGGAGGAGGCGGCTAAGAGTCGTCATCTGCTTGAAGTTGTGTCAG GTTTTGAGCAAGCAATCCAAGCATATGCTGTTCACGTATTGTCATTGACTTACCAAAGGGTTCCCAGGACCGTGCTTGCAGAG GCTATCAATATAGAAGGTCTATCACTGGACAAGTTCCTCGAACACCAAGTCGCCAACTCTGGCTGGGCCTTGGAGAAGGGACAGGGGAAAGGTCAACTGATCCTCATTCCCCAAAACGAGTTCAATCATCCCGAACTGAAGAAAAACGCTGCAGAGAGCATTCCATTAGAGCACATCACCCGCATCTTCCCCATCCTCGGTTGA
- the LOC104440057 gene encoding LOW QUALITY PROTEIN: kinesin-like protein NACK2 (The sequence of the model RefSeq protein was modified relative to this genomic sequence to represent the inferred CDS: inserted 1 base in 1 codon), translated as MIDRAPATPSSKVRRTPSSTPGASHREEKIFVTVRLRPLSRREQALYDLIAWECTDDNTIIYKNPNQERGAASYVFDRVFGPASSTYMVYEEGAKDVALSALKGINSTIFAYGQTSSGKTYTMRGITENAIKDIYEHIKENPERDFVLKVSALEIYNESVNDLLNHDSGPLRLLDDPEKGTIVEKLVEVVVKDSQHLQHLIGLCEAQRQIGETALNDKSSRSHQIIRLTIESALRENSECVKSFIASLNLVDLAGSERACQTNAGGARLKEGSHINRSLLTLTNVIRKLSVGKRSGHIPYRDSKLTRILQPSLGGNARTAIICTMSPALSHVEQSKNTLSFATSAKEVTNTAQVNMFISEKKLVKRLQKEVARLEAELRSPDVSSSSRLTALLREKDEKIQEMEREMRELKRQRDQAQSQLEVERTQHKERKGLNQDGPSSQVVRCLAFPVEMETRPGRSTPVTRPRNACGGHSTLRQSVTSTDPSMLVHEIRKIEERQRQLGEEANRAIEILHKEIASHRVGSQEAAENIAKLLSEIKDMKVVNSIPEGINIGETANLQEEIIRLNSQENSIAVLERKLECVQESIDKLVSSFQASAESPEDKTQTKKKRSHPFSLSNSPNIQHIIRSPCSPMSSSRKVMDYEIENKAPDGNVYVPSTERSDGSKKYISSREGTPTPGKSGSVNVKKMQKMFKNAAEENIRSIKAYVTELKERVAKLQYQKQLLVCQVLEMETNGTTTDGSDTVEQSPQPWPLIFEDQRKQIIMLWHLCHVSIVHRTQFYLLFRGDPSDQIYLEVELRRLTWLEQHLAELGNASPALLGDEPAGSVSSSIRALKQEREYLAKRVSSKLSAEEREXLYVKWEIPPVGKQRRLQLVNRLWTDPYNMQHVQESAEIVAKLVGFCESGEHVSKEMFQLNFVSPNDKKSWLGWNLISNLLHL; from the exons atgattgataGGGCACCAGCTACACCATCCTCTAAGGTGCGAAGAACCCCTTCATCTACACCAGGGGCCTCACATCGAGAGGAGAAGATATTTGTCACCGTTCGTCTAAGGCCTTTAAGTCGGAGAGAACAAGCATTGTACGACCTGATTGCATGGGAATGCACTGATGACAACACTATCATTTACAAGAATCCCAATCAAGAACGTGGTGCAGCATCCTACGTATTTG ATAGGGTATTTGGTCCTGCAAGTTCGACTTACATGGTGTATGAAGAAGGAGCCAAAGATGTTGCCCTCTCAGCCCTCAAAGGAATTAATT CAACTATTTTTGCTTATGGGCAAACTAGTAGTGGGAAAACATACACCATGAGAGGAATCACTGAGAATGCTATCAAGGACATCTATGAACACATTAAGGAG AACCCAGAGAGAGACTTTGTTCTGAAGGTTTCAGCATTGGAGATATACAATGAAAGTGTTAATGACCTTCTGAATCATGATTCTGGTCCTCTTCGACTCCTTGATGATCCTGAG AAAGGGACCATTGTGGAAAAATTAGTTGAAGTAGTTGTAAAGGACAGTCAACACTTGCAGCACTTAATTGGTCTTTGTGAAG CCCAAAGGCAAATTGGAGAAACTGCTCTAAATGATAAAAGCTCAAGATCTCATCAGATAATTAGGCTG ACAATTGAGAGCGCTCTCAGAGAAAACTCGGAGTGTGTGAAGTCATTCATTGCCAGTTTG AATCTTGTGGACCTTGCTGGAAGTGAGCGTGCATGCCAAACAAATGCAGGTGGCGCAAGACTGAAGGAAGGCAGTCATATCAACCGCAGTTTGCTTACATTGACTAATGTCATTAGAAAGTTAAG TGTTGGAAAAAGGAGTGGGCATATACCATACAGAGATTCTAAACTTACAAGAATACTGCAGCCCTCCCTCGGAGGAAATGCTCGAACAGCAATAATTTGTACCATGAGTCCAGCTCTGAGTCATGTAGAGCAGTCGAAAAACACGCTTTCTTTTGCAACAAGTGCTAAAGAAGTCACCAACACAGCGCAAGTAAACATG ttTATATCTGAGAAAAAGTTGGTGAAGCGTCTTCAGAAGGAAGTGGCCAGACTTGAAGCAGAGCTGCGGAGTCCAGATGTTTCATCCTCTTCACGTTTAACGGCCCTACTAAGGGAGAAGGACGAGAAGATTCAGGAG ATGGAGAGGGAAATGAGAGAGCTCAAGCGCCAGAGAGATCAAGCACAGTCCCAGCTTGAAGTAGAAAGAACACAGCATAAGGAACGCAAG GGGCTCAATCAAGATGGACCTTCAAGTCAGGTAGTAAGGTGTCTTGCTTTTCCGGTGGAGATGGAGACAAGGCCTGGCAGATCTACTCCTGTAACTCGACCAAGAAATGCATGTGGGGGGCATTCAACACTGAGGCAGTCAGTTACATCAACTGACCCTTCCATGCTTGTGCATGAAATTCGGAAAATAGAAGAACGCCAAAGGCAGCTTGGGGAGGAGGCTAACCGAGCTATTGAGATACTCCACAAAGAGATCGCTTCCCACAGAGTAGGAAGTCAAGAGGCTGCAGAAAACATTGCAAAGCTACTTTCTGAAATCAAAGACATGAAAGTAGTCAACTCTATTCCTGAAGGTATCAACATTGGAGAGACGGCCAATCTGCAGGAAGAAATCATTCGACTAAACTCTCAAGAGAACAGCATCGCAGTGCTGGAGAGGAAGCTGGAATGCGTTCAGGAATCAATAGACAAGCTTGTTTCATCTTTTCAGGCTAGTGCTGAGTCTCCAGAGGACAAGACccaaacaaagaagaagaggtCTCATCCTTTCTCCTTGAGCAACAGTCCAAACATCCAACACATTATCAGGTCACCATGTTCACCAATGTCCTCCTCTCGGAAGGTGATGGATTACGAGATCGAGAACAAGGCTCCTGATGGAAATGTTTATGTTCCCAGTACCGAAAGAAGTGATGGAAGTAAGAAATATATCTCGTCAAGGGAGGGAACTCCAACCCCAGGAAAATCAGGATCAGTTAATGTgaagaaaatgcagaaaatGTTCAAAAATGCTGCTGAGGAGAACATCCGGAGCATTAAAGCTTATGTCACTGAATTAAAAGAGCGGGTGGCCAAGCTACAGTACCAGAAGCAGCTTCTAGTTTGTCAG GTGTTGGAAATGGAAACAAATGGGACAACTACAGATGGATCGGATACAGTAGAGCAGTCTCCCCAGCCATGGCCCTTGATATTCGAGGATCAAAGAAAGCAGATCATCATGTTATGGCATTTGTGCCATGTTTCAATTGTGCACCGCACACAATTCTATTTGCTCTTTAGAGGGGACCCGTCAGATCAGATATACTTGGAGGTTGAGCTCAGAAGGTTGACATGGCTGGAGCAACATTTAGCAGAGCTTGGCAATGCGAGCCCGGCATTGTTGGGTGATGAACCAGCTGGATCTGTTTCATCAAG CATAAGGGCTCTTAAGCAGGAGAGGGAGTACTTGGCCAAGAGGGTCAGCTCAAAGCTGAGtgcggaggagagag tgcTGTACGTGAAATGGGAAATCCCGCCGGTGGGGAAGCAGAGGAGGCTGCAGCTGGTGAACCGGCTGTGGACGGATCCTTACAACATGCAGCACGTGCAGGAGAGTGCAGAGATTGTCGCGAAGCTTGTTGGATTCTGCGAGTCCGGCGAGCACGTCAGCAAGGAGATGTTCCAGCTCAACTTCGTCTCCCCGAATGACAAGAAGTCGTGGTTGGGCTGGAACTTGATATCAAACCTGTTGCATCTATGA